From the genome of Delphinus delphis chromosome 8, mDelDel1.2, whole genome shotgun sequence, one region includes:
- the FADS1 gene encoding acyl-CoA (8-3)-desaturase isoform X2, with amino-acid sequence MNSLLIGELSPEQPSFEPTKNKELTEEFRALQATVERMGLMKANPVFFLLYLLHIVLLDVAAWLTLWLFGTSFLPFLLCAVLLGTVQAQAGWLQHDFGHLSVFSTSTWNHLLHHFVIGHLKGAPASWWNHLHFQHHAKPNCFRKDPDINMHPFFFALGKILSVELGKQKKKYMPYNHQHRYFFLIGPPALLPLYFQWYIFYFVIQRKKWVDLAWMISFYVRIFLTYVPLLGLKGFLGLFFMVRFLESNWFVWVTQMNHIPMHIDYDRNVDWVSTQLQATCNVHKSAFNDWFSGHLNFQIEHHLFPTMPRHNYHKAAPLVQSLCAKHGVEYQSKPLFSAFADIVHSLRESGQLWLDAYLHQ; translated from the exons ATGAACTCTCTCCTGATTGGAGAACTGTCTCCGGAGCAGCCCAGCTTTGAGCCCACTAAGAAT AAAGAGCTGACTGAGGAGTTCCGGGCGCTGCAGGCCACAGTGGAGCGGATGGGGCTCATGAAGGCGAACCCTGTCTTCTTCCTGCTGTACCTGCTGCACATTGTGCTGCTGGATGTTGCTGCCTGGCTCACTCTTTGGCTCTTTGGGACatccttcctgcccttcctcctctgtgcAGTGCTGCTCGGCACAGTTCAG GCCCAGGCTGGCTGGCTGCAGCATGACTTTGGACACCTGTCCGTCTTCAGCACCTCTACATGGAACCACCTGCTACATCATTTCGTGATTGGCCACCTGAAG GGGGCCCCTGCCAGTTGGTGGAACCACCTGCACTTCCAGCACCATGCCAAGCCCAACTGCTTCCGCAAAGACCCGGACATCAACATGCACCCCTTCTTCTTTGCCTTGGGGAAGATCCTCTCTGTGGAG CttgggaaacagaagaaaaagtacaTGCCGTACAACCACCAGCACAGATACTTCTTCCTGA TTGGGCCCCCAGCCTTGCTGCCTCTCTACTTCCAGtggtatattttctattttgttatccAGAGGAAGAAGTGGGTG GACTTGGCCTGGATGATCAGCTTCTACGTCCGCATCTTCCTCACTTACGTGCCGCTGCTGGGACTGAAAGGCTTCCTGGGCCTTTTCTTCATGGTCAG GTTCCTGGAAAGCAACTGGTTTGTTTGGGTGACACAGATGAACCACATCCCCATGCACATTGATTACGACAGGAACGTGGACTGGGTCTCCACCCAG CTCCAGGCAACATGCAATGTCCATAAGTCGGCCTTCAATGACTGGTTCAGTGGCCACCTCAACTTCCAGATTGAGCACCA TCTTTTCCCCACGATGCCTCGACACAATTACCACAAAGCGGCTCCCCTGGTGCAGTCCCTGTGTGCCAAGCATGGCGTAGAGTACCAGTCCAAGCCCCTGTTCTCAGCCTTTGCCGACATTGTCCA CTCACTGAGAGAGTCCGGGCAGCTCTGGCTAGACGCCTATCTCCACCAGTAA
- the FADS1 gene encoding acyl-CoA (8-3)-desaturase isoform X1: MAPETPAQGPIPRYFTWDEVAQRSGRDKERWLVIDRKVYNISEFTRQHPGGSRVISHYAGQDATDPFVAFHINKGLVRKYMNSLLIGELSPEQPSFEPTKNKELTEEFRALQATVERMGLMKANPVFFLLYLLHIVLLDVAAWLTLWLFGTSFLPFLLCAVLLGTVQAQAGWLQHDFGHLSVFSTSTWNHLLHHFVIGHLKGAPASWWNHLHFQHHAKPNCFRKDPDINMHPFFFALGKILSVELGKQKKKYMPYNHQHRYFFLIGPPALLPLYFQWYIFYFVIQRKKWVDLAWMISFYVRIFLTYVPLLGLKGFLGLFFMVRFLESNWFVWVTQMNHIPMHIDYDRNVDWVSTQLQATCNVHKSAFNDWFSGHLNFQIEHHLFPTMPRHNYHKAAPLVQSLCAKHGVEYQSKPLFSAFADIVHSLRESGQLWLDAYLHQ; the protein is encoded by the exons ATGGCCCCCGAGACCCCGGCCCAGGGGCCTATCCCGCGCTACTTCACCTGGGACGAGGTGGCGCAGCGCTCGGGACGCGACAAAGAGCGGTGGCTCGTGATTGACCGGAAGGTGTACAACATCAGCGAGTTCACCCGCCAGCACCCCGGGGGCTCCCGGGTCATCAGCCACTACGCGGGTCAGGACGCCACG GATCCCTTTGTGGCGTTCCACATCAACAAGGGCCTTGTGAGGAAGTATATGAACTCTCTCCTGATTGGAGAACTGTCTCCGGAGCAGCCCAGCTTTGAGCCCACTAAGAAT AAAGAGCTGACTGAGGAGTTCCGGGCGCTGCAGGCCACAGTGGAGCGGATGGGGCTCATGAAGGCGAACCCTGTCTTCTTCCTGCTGTACCTGCTGCACATTGTGCTGCTGGATGTTGCTGCCTGGCTCACTCTTTGGCTCTTTGGGACatccttcctgcccttcctcctctgtgcAGTGCTGCTCGGCACAGTTCAG GCCCAGGCTGGCTGGCTGCAGCATGACTTTGGACACCTGTCCGTCTTCAGCACCTCTACATGGAACCACCTGCTACATCATTTCGTGATTGGCCACCTGAAG GGGGCCCCTGCCAGTTGGTGGAACCACCTGCACTTCCAGCACCATGCCAAGCCCAACTGCTTCCGCAAAGACCCGGACATCAACATGCACCCCTTCTTCTTTGCCTTGGGGAAGATCCTCTCTGTGGAG CttgggaaacagaagaaaaagtacaTGCCGTACAACCACCAGCACAGATACTTCTTCCTGA TTGGGCCCCCAGCCTTGCTGCCTCTCTACTTCCAGtggtatattttctattttgttatccAGAGGAAGAAGTGGGTG GACTTGGCCTGGATGATCAGCTTCTACGTCCGCATCTTCCTCACTTACGTGCCGCTGCTGGGACTGAAAGGCTTCCTGGGCCTTTTCTTCATGGTCAG GTTCCTGGAAAGCAACTGGTTTGTTTGGGTGACACAGATGAACCACATCCCCATGCACATTGATTACGACAGGAACGTGGACTGGGTCTCCACCCAG CTCCAGGCAACATGCAATGTCCATAAGTCGGCCTTCAATGACTGGTTCAGTGGCCACCTCAACTTCCAGATTGAGCACCA TCTTTTCCCCACGATGCCTCGACACAATTACCACAAAGCGGCTCCCCTGGTGCAGTCCCTGTGTGCCAAGCATGGCGTAGAGTACCAGTCCAAGCCCCTGTTCTCAGCCTTTGCCGACATTGTCCA CTCACTGAGAGAGTCCGGGCAGCTCTGGCTAGACGCCTATCTCCACCAGTAA